The proteins below are encoded in one region of Clostridium estertheticum:
- a CDS encoding amino acid ABC transporter ATP-binding protein: MDKDNTVLLQIQDIHKKFDDKEVLKGVTLSLHKGEVLVILGPSGCGKSTLLRCLNGLEKIQSGDIKFKDKSLIQKDMNWEDIRLKIGMVFQNYELFPHMTVIENILLGPLKVQKRDKAEALTQAEELLSRVGLLDRKDSYPRQLSGGQKQRIAIVRALCMNPEIILFDEVTASLDPEVVREVLDVILGLAKQGMTMVIVTHEMGFARLVADRIVFMDDGIICETSEPQEFFESPKTERAQHFLNILQY; the protein is encoded by the coding sequence ATGGATAAGGACAATACTGTCTTGCTTCAAATACAGGATATTCATAAAAAATTTGATGATAAAGAGGTTTTAAAGGGCGTTACCCTCAGTCTACATAAGGGGGAAGTCCTAGTTATTTTAGGGCCATCGGGCTGTGGTAAAAGCACGCTACTAAGGTGCCTTAATGGTCTTGAGAAAATTCAAAGCGGTGATATAAAGTTTAAAGATAAAAGCCTTATACAAAAGGATATGAATTGGGAAGATATACGTTTGAAAATAGGAATGGTATTTCAAAATTATGAATTATTTCCGCATATGACAGTTATAGAAAATATACTTCTTGGTCCTTTAAAAGTTCAGAAAAGGGATAAAGCAGAAGCACTAACACAGGCAGAAGAACTTTTGTCTAGAGTTGGGTTGTTAGATAGAAAGGACTCATACCCGAGGCAGCTTTCAGGAGGTCAAAAGCAAAGAATAGCTATTGTAAGGGCCTTATGCATGAATCCAGAAATAATTCTCTTTGATGAGGTTACAGCCTCGCTTGATCCTGAAGTAGTAAGAGAGGTATTAGATGTCATATTGGGCCTTGCAAAGCAAGGTATGACTATGGTTATTGTTACTCATGAAATGGGGTTTGCTCGCTTAGTTGCTGATCGAATAGTATTTATGGATGATGGAATTATATGTGAAACTTCAGAGCCACAAGAATTTTTTGAAAGTCCAAAGACGGAACGTGCACAGCACTTTCTAAATATATTACAATATTAA
- a CDS encoding cysteine ABC transporter substrate-binding protein: MGNVKRIILALAVTTIVVGGLVGCGSNSSKKSGSTVTNDSSIAAIKKRGTIKIGVFSDKAPFGYVDSNGKNQGFDVVIAKRFAKDLLGDETKVQFVLVDAASRVAYLESKKVDIIMANFTVTDERKQKVDFANPYMKVSLGIVAPNSAKITSIDQLKGKKVIIAKGTTAETYLTKTYPDIQLLKFEQYSEIFQALKDKRGDAIVSDNTEVIAWAKDNPTFNVGVPSLGAEDTIAPAVAKGNNELKDWINTELVTLGKEKFVHKAYESTLTPVYGANYEENIVIEGGKLK, encoded by the coding sequence ATGGGAAATGTTAAAAGAATTATTTTGGCTTTAGCTGTTACAACAATAGTAGTGGGAGGACTTGTGGGTTGCGGAAGTAATTCATCAAAGAAAAGCGGATCAACTGTTACAAATGATAGTTCTATTGCAGCAATCAAAAAACGTGGGACTATAAAAATTGGAGTATTTAGTGATAAGGCTCCATTTGGTTATGTGGATTCAAATGGAAAAAATCAAGGGTTTGATGTAGTTATTGCTAAAAGATTTGCAAAGGATCTTCTAGGCGATGAAACTAAAGTTCAATTTGTTTTGGTTGACGCAGCGAGTAGAGTAGCTTATCTTGAATCTAAAAAGGTTGATATAATAATGGCTAATTTTACAGTTACAGATGAAAGAAAACAAAAGGTTGATTTTGCAAATCCTTATATGAAGGTATCTCTTGGAATAGTAGCTCCTAACAGTGCTAAGATTACATCAATTGATCAGTTAAAAGGTAAAAAAGTTATAATAGCAAAAGGAACAACAGCAGAAACGTATCTTACAAAAACCTACCCTGATATACAATTACTTAAATTCGAACAATACTCTGAAATATTCCAGGCACTTAAAGATAAGCGTGGAGATGCTATTGTAAGTGACAATACAGAAGTTATTGCATGGGCTAAAGATAACCCAACATTTAACGTTGGCGTACCATCACTTGGAGCAGAAGATACAATTGCTCCTGCAGTTGCTAAAGGAAATAATGAACTTAAAGATTGGATTAACACTGAACTTGTAACTCTTGGCAAGGAGAAATTTGTACACAAAGCTTATGAATCCACATTAACACCTGTATATGGAGCAAATTATGAAGAAAACATCGTAATTGAAGGTGGAAAGTTAAAGTAG
- a CDS encoding ammonium transporter has protein sequence MKAINAADMSFVIFSTLLVMLMTPGLALFYGGMVRRKNVLSITVHSYAAMAIISIQWILIGYTLCFGKDFAGIIGNFQFIGLQGVGFLPNNNYATTIPQSVFMLFQLMFAIITPAIISGAIAERMKFFAFTVFILIWSIIVYDPIAHWVWGAGGWLKNLGVLDFAGGYVVEISSGISALVAALVIGKRKKLKTITPHNIPMTMLGAGILWFGWFGFNAGSALAINGVALNAFITTNTSAAAGIISWSICEVVARKKVTSLGIASGMVAGLVAITPGAGFVSPMASLLIGGIGGMLCFFSVTVFKQKFGYDDSLDAFGCHGIGGIWGVLATGIFASKAINSAGANGLIYGNIKLVGIQLIAIVAIIAYSAIMTFIILKVISIFMSLRVTSEEEMEGLDVSLHGEEAYGGIDI, from the coding sequence ATGAAGGCAATAAATGCTGCAGATATGTCATTTGTAATTTTTTCAACTTTATTAGTAATGTTAATGACGCCAGGACTCGCTTTGTTTTATGGGGGAATGGTAAGAAGAAAAAATGTACTTAGTATTACAGTACATAGTTATGCGGCAATGGCTATTATATCAATTCAATGGATTTTAATAGGGTATACGTTATGTTTCGGAAAAGATTTTGCTGGAATTATTGGCAATTTCCAATTTATTGGATTGCAAGGAGTGGGATTTCTTCCAAATAATAATTATGCGACTACGATTCCACAATCAGTATTTATGTTATTTCAGCTTATGTTTGCAATAATTACTCCCGCTATAATTTCAGGAGCAATTGCTGAGAGAATGAAATTTTTCGCTTTTACAGTATTCATTTTAATATGGTCAATAATAGTTTACGATCCAATTGCACACTGGGTATGGGGTGCTGGTGGATGGCTTAAGAATCTAGGAGTATTAGATTTTGCAGGGGGATATGTTGTTGAAATAAGTTCGGGTATTTCAGCACTTGTTGCAGCACTCGTAATAGGAAAGAGAAAAAAGTTAAAAACAATTACTCCTCATAATATTCCTATGACAATGTTAGGGGCTGGAATTTTGTGGTTTGGATGGTTTGGATTTAATGCTGGGAGCGCACTAGCAATAAATGGTGTAGCATTAAATGCATTTATTACAACTAATACATCTGCTGCTGCAGGTATTATTTCTTGGAGTATATGTGAGGTAGTTGCTAGAAAAAAGGTTACGTCACTGGGCATTGCAAGTGGTATGGTTGCAGGACTTGTTGCAATAACACCAGGCGCGGGTTTTGTAAGTCCTATGGCATCGTTATTAATAGGCGGAATTGGAGGCATGTTATGTTTCTTTAGTGTAACGGTATTTAAACAGAAATTCGGTTATGATGATTCCTTAGATGCTTTTGGGTGTCATGGAATTGGAGGCATTTGGGGAGTACTAGCTACTGGTATTTTTGCTTCAAAAGCTATAAATTCTGCTGGCGCAAATGGATTAATATATGGTAATATTAAATTAGTAGGAATTCAACTGATTGCAATTGTAGCAATTATTGCATACTCAGCAATAATGACATTTATAATATTAAAAGTTATAAGTATATTTATGAGTTTAAGAGTAACAAGTGAAGAAGAAATGGAAGGACTAGATGTTTCACTACATGGTGAAGAAGCTTATGGTGGAATAGATATTTAA
- a CDS encoding DUF2325 domain-containing protein, translating to MLIVGGDNIEVINCNLCKYGYCVSKHISGRKNKHKCIEIPKDIDLILVLTDFVSHGVSNHIKKESKRLGIKTIYSKRSWSCVESSLVV from the coding sequence ATGTTAATTGTAGGTGGGGATAATATTGAAGTAATAAATTGTAATCTTTGTAAATATGGATATTGTGTATCTAAACACATAAGTGGTCGTAAGAACAAACATAAATGTATTGAAATTCCTAAAGACATTGATTTAATTTTAGTTTTAACCGATTTTGTTAGTCATGGAGTAAGTAATCATATAAAAAAAGAGTCTAAAAGGCTTGGTATAAAGACTATATATTCAAAACGCTCATGGTCCTGTGTTGAAAGTTCATTAGTAGTATAA
- a CDS encoding amino acid ABC transporter permease, with amino-acid sequence MSIDWEFVISSLPLYEKAAWITLKLAFGGILISVVIGLLCCAILYFKVKGMEIIVKAYIELSRNTPLLVQIFFLYYGLPKLGLKMSANTCAIIGLAFLGGSYMAEAFRGGIEAVSKSQIESGLSIALSKFQLARYVIIPQAFSVSLPSLGANCIFLLKETSVLGAISILDVMNVTKDLIGMYYKTFESLAMLVVVYIILILPLSILLSWLERKVRYAEFGNQSNL; translated from the coding sequence ATGAGTATTGATTGGGAATTTGTAATTAGCAGTTTGCCTTTATATGAAAAGGCTGCATGGATTACTTTAAAGCTAGCTTTTGGAGGGATACTTATATCAGTAGTTATTGGTCTTTTGTGTTGTGCAATACTATACTTCAAAGTTAAGGGTATGGAGATTATTGTTAAGGCATATATAGAACTATCAAGGAATACTCCACTACTGGTGCAGATATTTTTTCTGTATTATGGTCTTCCAAAGTTAGGTTTAAAGATGAGTGCGAATACTTGTGCAATAATTGGATTAGCCTTTTTAGGGGGGAGTTACATGGCTGAGGCTTTTAGAGGTGGAATAGAAGCTGTGAGTAAGTCACAGATAGAATCTGGCCTTAGCATAGCACTTTCCAAGTTTCAGTTAGCTAGATATGTGATAATTCCTCAGGCATTTTCTGTGAGCTTACCTTCTCTTGGTGCAAATTGTATATTTTTATTAAAGGAGACATCTGTACTAGGAGCTATATCCATCTTGGATGTTATGAATGTAACGAAGGATTTAATAGGAATGTATTATAAAACTTTTGAATCTTTAGCAATGCTTGTGGTGGTTTATATTATTTTGATTTTGCCATTATCAATTTTATTATCTTGGCTGGAGAGGAAGGTGCGTTATGCAGAGTTTGGGAATCAGAGCAATCTTTGA
- a CDS encoding MalY/PatB family protein: MVNYDEIIDRRNTACSKWDGQGGDYIPLWISDMDFKSAEPILNAITKRVNHGVFGYTHDEKKLEEIVYDFYKKEYNYEIKKEWIVLIPSVMPGATMACRVAKGDIMFNTPMYPHIRRLPGEVNCNALEVPLKLVNDKYTFDFEAMKEALDENIKVFVLCNPHNPVGRVYSREELENVIKFCDENNLLLVSDEIHSELIFEGKHIPAFTINEKAKNISITLASPAKTYNIPALPLGFAIIPNEEIRKIYKKEILGVFGHPAVLSVEAFKSAYTECDEWKNELLQYLKENRDYVEERVSRIKGLKINHNEGTYLAWIDAREASIEYPYKFFLDKTNIKFSDGVDFGREGFIRINFGCPRANLKEAFDRIEKVLGSVNSFV; the protein is encoded by the coding sequence ATGGTTAATTATGATGAGATTATAGATAGAAGAAATACAGCATGTTCAAAATGGGATGGACAAGGAGGAGATTATATTCCTTTATGGATATCTGATATGGATTTTAAGTCAGCAGAACCAATCCTTAATGCCATAACAAAGAGAGTCAATCATGGTGTTTTTGGTTATACCCATGATGAGAAGAAATTAGAAGAAATAGTATATGATTTTTATAAGAAAGAATATAATTATGAAATAAAGAAGGAATGGATTGTTCTTATTCCTAGTGTAATGCCAGGAGCTACTATGGCGTGTAGAGTTGCTAAAGGTGATATAATGTTTAATACACCTATGTACCCACACATAAGAAGATTACCGGGTGAGGTTAATTGTAATGCTTTAGAAGTACCTCTTAAACTTGTTAATGATAAATATACTTTTGATTTTGAAGCAATGAAAGAGGCTCTTGATGAAAATATTAAGGTTTTTGTATTATGCAATCCTCATAATCCGGTAGGTAGGGTATATAGTAGAGAGGAATTAGAAAATGTAATTAAGTTTTGTGATGAAAACAATTTATTATTAGTTTCGGATGAAATACATAGTGAATTAATTTTTGAAGGAAAGCATATTCCAGCATTCACTATAAATGAAAAAGCTAAAAACATAAGTATTACATTAGCTAGTCCTGCAAAGACTTACAATATTCCAGCCCTACCTTTAGGCTTTGCTATAATTCCAAACGAAGAGATACGAAAAATTTATAAAAAAGAAATTCTAGGTGTGTTTGGTCATCCAGCAGTATTATCAGTAGAAGCTTTTAAATCAGCGTATACTGAATGTGATGAATGGAAAAATGAATTATTACAATATTTAAAAGAAAATAGAGATTATGTAGAGGAAAGAGTATCTAGAATAAAAGGTTTAAAAATAAATCATAATGAAGGAACTTACCTTGCTTGGATAGATGCTAGAGAAGCAAGTATTGAATATCCATACAAATTTTTCTTAGATAAAACAAATATAAAGTTTTCTGATGGAGTCGACTTTGGAAGAGAAGGATTTATAAGAATAAACTTTGGTTGTCCTAGGGCCAACTTAAAAGAAGCCTTTGATAGAATTGAAAAAGTATTAGGTTCTGTAAATAGTTTTGTGTAA
- a CDS encoding P-II family nitrogen regulator: MEEKFSKIDIITSPSKFEELKEALNAIGISGMTVSNVLGCGIQKGHKEFYRGLALDINLLPKLKVEIIVCDIPVDLVVETAKKVLHTGKMGDGKIFVYDVKNIIRISNGAEGRDALRYNK, translated from the coding sequence ATGGAAGAAAAATTTTCGAAAATAGATATTATTACATCTCCAAGTAAATTTGAGGAATTGAAGGAAGCCTTAAACGCAATTGGCATCAGTGGCATGACTGTGTCAAACGTTTTAGGATGTGGAATTCAAAAGGGTCACAAAGAATTTTATCGAGGACTTGCTTTAGATATTAATCTTTTACCTAAATTAAAGGTAGAAATAATAGTGTGTGATATTCCTGTGGACTTGGTTGTGGAAACAGCAAAAAAAGTACTACACACAGGAAAAATGGGTGATGGAAAAATATTTGTTTATGATGTTAAAAACATTATAAGAATCAGTAATGGTGCTGAAGGACGAGATGCTCTTCGGTATAATAAATAA
- a CDS encoding amino acid ABC transporter permease, with the protein MQSLGIRAIFEGKNFERLFEGLFVTVEIALISIIIASILGIIIGLSRTTKFKPILIINRIYLELFRVIPTLVWLFIFYFGVTTALNVDISGITIAIIVFSLWGAAEMGDIVRGALQSLPKHQIESGKALGLSYYKLYRYVLIPQAIRRMLPGTINLATRMVKTTSLVVLIGVIDVVKVGQQIIESSRFKFPTASFGVYGFIFILYFLVCYPLSYISKKLETKWKD; encoded by the coding sequence ATGCAGAGTTTGGGAATCAGAGCAATCTTTGAAGGGAAAAACTTTGAGCGTTTGTTCGAAGGCTTATTTGTAACAGTTGAAATTGCTTTAATTTCAATAATTATAGCCTCTATTTTAGGTATAATTATTGGACTTAGTAGAACAACAAAATTTAAACCCATACTTATTATTAATCGCATTTATCTTGAATTATTTAGAGTAATACCTACACTTGTTTGGTTATTTATTTTCTATTTTGGAGTTACTACAGCATTAAATGTAGATATTAGTGGCATTACAATCGCAATTATTGTTTTTAGTCTCTGGGGTGCGGCAGAAATGGGGGATATTGTACGTGGAGCATTGCAATCATTACCAAAACATCAGATTGAATCAGGAAAAGCTCTAGGATTAAGCTATTATAAACTTTATAGGTATGTTCTTATACCACAAGCCATAAGGAGAATGTTACCTGGTACTATTAATCTAGCTACAAGAATGGTTAAGACTACCTCACTTGTAGTTTTGATAGGGGTTATAGATGTAGTAAAGGTGGGACAACAGATTATAGAAAGTTCTCGTTTTAAATTTCCAACTGCTTCTTTTGGAGTTTATGGGTTTATATTTATATTGTACTTTCTAGTATGTTATCCATTATCTTATATATCAAAAAAGTTAGAAACTAAATGGAAAGATTAG
- a CDS encoding fumarylacetoacetate hydrolase family protein, with protein sequence MKFVTYINKGKESVGIIIGQKVIYINEIYNALGKASVSSMIELIESFEENTVEKIKNAISSNNFNYVSLNSIKLLAPIPNPKRNIFCLGKNYVDHVKEIKKTKISGTGIPEYPIYFTKVASPAIGSGDFIKFSSKVTTQVDYEVELAVVIGKEGTDIKPENVEEYIFGYTIVNDVSARDLQGKHTQWFKGKSLDTFCPMGPCLVHKSEIKFPVELNITCSVNDELRQNSNTRNLIFDIPYIISDLSKGLTLKPGDIISTGTPSGVGLGFVPPKVLKNEDIVECYIENIGKLVNKVIVING encoded by the coding sequence ATGAAATTTGTTACGTATATTAACAAAGGTAAGGAAAGCGTAGGAATTATTATTGGACAAAAGGTTATATATATCAATGAAATATACAATGCATTAGGTAAAGCTAGTGTTAGTTCTATGATTGAACTAATAGAAAGTTTTGAAGAAAATACAGTGGAAAAAATTAAAAATGCTATTAGTAGTAACAATTTTAATTATGTATCATTAAATTCAATTAAATTACTTGCGCCAATACCAAATCCCAAAAGAAATATATTTTGCCTTGGCAAAAATTATGTAGATCATGTAAAAGAAATTAAAAAAACTAAAATATCAGGTACTGGTATTCCAGAATACCCTATATATTTTACTAAAGTAGCATCACCTGCAATTGGAAGTGGTGATTTTATTAAATTTTCTTCAAAAGTTACAACTCAAGTAGATTATGAAGTAGAACTCGCAGTAGTAATTGGAAAAGAAGGAACTGATATTAAACCAGAGAATGTAGAAGAATACATTTTTGGCTACACTATAGTTAATGATGTTTCAGCTAGAGATTTGCAAGGAAAGCACACTCAGTGGTTTAAAGGGAAAAGTTTAGACACATTTTGCCCTATGGGACCATGTTTAGTTCATAAAAGTGAAATTAAATTCCCAGTAGAGCTAAATATAACATGTAGTGTTAATGATGAATTAAGGCAAAATTCCAACACAAGAAATTTAATTTTTGATATACCATATATTATTAGTGATTTGTCAAAAGGGCTTACTTTAAAACCAGGTGATATAATTAGTACAGGCACTCCAAGTGGTGTTGGTCTAGGATTTGTTCCACCTAAGGTTTTGAAAAATGAAGATATCGTAGAATGTTATATTGAGAATATAGGCAAATTAGTTAATAAAGTAATCGTTATTAATGGATAG
- a CDS encoding alpha/beta hydrolase has product MQKVVEIDSENLRLRGILHTPENINNKVPIVIIFHGFCGDKMGPHFIFVKLSRLLERAGIACIRFDFAGSGESDGDFIDMTMDTELKDANNILNYVKTLDFVDNDRIGIVGLSMGGAIASMLAGERKSDIETICLWAPAGNMGEIILDKHYIGANFEEFRQNGYFDVEGLLVGTKFVDNVKNIKIYEKAAEYDKKSLIIHGDKDDVVSLSASQKYIDFWGDSSLLKVINGANHTFDKREWEEQVIDNTIEFIEKQL; this is encoded by the coding sequence ATGCAGAAGGTAGTTGAAATTGATAGTGAGAATTTAAGGCTTAGGGGCATACTCCATACTCCTGAGAATATAAATAATAAAGTACCGATAGTTATAATATTTCACGGGTTTTGTGGTGATAAAATGGGTCCACACTTCATATTTGTAAAGTTATCTAGATTACTTGAAAGGGCTGGAATAGCATGTATAAGGTTTGATTTCGCAGGAAGTGGTGAAAGTGATGGAGATTTTATAGATATGACTATGGATACCGAGTTAAAAGATGCAAATAACATTTTAAATTATGTAAAAACATTAGATTTTGTAGATAATGACAGAATTGGAATAGTAGGATTAAGCATGGGAGGTGCAATTGCTAGCATGCTTGCAGGAGAAAGAAAAAGTGATATAGAAACAATTTGCTTATGGGCACCTGCAGGAAATATGGGTGAAATAATTTTAGATAAACATTATATTGGGGCGAATTTTGAGGAATTTAGGCAAAATGGTTATTTTGATGTTGAAGGATTACTTGTAGGGACGAAATTTGTGGATAATGTTAAAAATATAAAAATATATGAAAAAGCAGCTGAATATGATAAAAAATCTCTTATAATCCATGGAGACAAAGACGATGTAGTTTCATTAAGTGCATCGCAAAAGTATATCGATTTTTGGGGAGATTCCTCTTTATTAAAAGTGATTAACGGAGCAAATCATACCTTTGACAAACGTGAGTGGGAAGAACAGGTAATTGATAATACAATAGAATTTATAGAAAAACAACTTTAA
- a CDS encoding NifB/NifX family molybdenum-iron cluster-binding protein, translated as MSYKIAVASSDGKVVNQHFGRATQFLIFEVEKDNYKFLELLEASAFCEFGEHDDNKLLSAVQALKGTRAVLASQIGKGAAQALRIKGIESFDVRDLIEDALEKLIKYYSNIDKSIK; from the coding sequence ATGTCATATAAAATAGCTGTTGCAAGTAGTGATGGCAAGGTAGTAAATCAACATTTTGGAAGAGCTACACAGTTTTTAATCTTTGAAGTGGAAAAGGATAATTATAAATTTTTAGAGTTATTAGAAGCAAGTGCTTTTTGTGAGTTTGGAGAACATGATGATAATAAACTTTTGTCAGCAGTGCAAGCACTTAAAGGCACAAGAGCAGTTTTAGCTAGCCAAATCGGAAAGGGTGCAGCTCAGGCACTAAGAATAAAAGGAATAGAATCTTTTGATGTGCGTGATTTGATTGAGGATGCTTTGGAGAAGTTAATTAAATATTATTCAAATATTGATAAAAGTATCAAATAG
- a CDS encoding aliphatic sulfonate ABC transporter substrate-binding protein, with protein MKNSKVFKFSIALLLGISIIGTFSGCSSKETKGEAVNVRVGYFPNITHAQALVGRDQGTFQKAIGAANKIDWKLFNAGPAEVEALFAGAIDIGYIGPGPAINAYVKSKGDVQIIAGATDAGAIFVSRKGIVIKNLKDLSGKKIAVPQFGNTQDLTLRKILSDNGLKDKTKGGTVEVRQVENADILALLQKGDIDAALVPEPWGSRLIKEASANIILDYKDVFREGKYTTAVVVVRTEFLKDHPQIVEAFIKNHVATTEYINKNPAKAKEIVNKQITELTKKSIANDVLDAAFKRLTITNDPEKDSVLDFVKSSVKEGFLKSEPDTKDLFNLTILNKVLKEKGLAQIK; from the coding sequence ATGAAAAATTCAAAAGTTTTCAAATTTTCAATCGCATTATTACTAGGTATCTCAATTATTGGGACATTTTCAGGCTGCTCATCAAAAGAAACAAAAGGTGAGGCTGTTAATGTTAGAGTTGGATATTTTCCAAACATAACCCATGCACAAGCGCTTGTAGGCCGCGATCAAGGTACTTTTCAAAAGGCTATAGGCGCAGCGAACAAAATAGATTGGAAACTATTTAATGCAGGTCCAGCAGAAGTAGAGGCACTTTTTGCAGGAGCTATTGATATTGGATATATAGGACCCGGACCAGCTATAAATGCTTATGTAAAATCTAAAGGTGATGTTCAAATTATTGCAGGCGCAACTGATGCAGGAGCAATATTTGTCTCTAGAAAAGGCATAGTTATTAAGAATTTAAAAGATTTAAGTGGCAAGAAAATCGCAGTTCCTCAGTTTGGAAACACTCAGGATTTAACTCTTAGAAAAATATTATCTGACAATGGACTTAAGGATAAAACAAAGGGTGGAACCGTAGAAGTAAGGCAGGTAGAGAACGCAGACATTTTAGCCTTACTACAAAAGGGAGATATAGATGCAGCTCTCGTACCAGAACCTTGGGGATCAAGGCTAATAAAAGAGGCAAGTGCAAATATTATCTTAGATTATAAAGATGTATTTAGGGAAGGAAAATATACTACTGCTGTAGTAGTTGTTAGAACTGAGTTTTTAAAAGATCATCCACAAATTGTTGAAGCTTTTATAAAAAATCACGTAGCGACAACCGAATATATTAATAAGAACCCAGCTAAAGCTAAAGAAATAGTTAATAAACAAATCACTGAGTTAACTAAGAAATCAATAGCAAATGATGTTTTAGATGCTGCTTTTAAGAGATTAACAATTACAAACGATCCTGAAAAAGATTCAGTACTTGATTTTGTTAAATCATCAGTTAAAGAAGGTTTCTTAAAATCAGAACCCGATACTAAGGATTTATTTAATCTTACTATTTTAAATAAAGTTTTAAAAGAAAAGGGTCTAGCTCAAATAAAATAA
- a CDS encoding P-II family nitrogen regulator gives MEEKFSKIDIITSSSKFDELKDALNEIGVSGMTVSNVLGCGMQKGHKEFYRGLALDINLLPKIKVEVIVCDIPVELVVETAKKVLHTGKMGDGKIFVYDVKNIIRISNGAEGRDALRYNK, from the coding sequence ATGGAAGAGAAATTTTCAAAGATAGATATTATTACATCATCGAGTAAATTTGATGAATTAAAGGACGCTTTAAATGAAATTGGTGTTAGTGGAATGACTGTATCTAACGTTTTAGGATGTGGTATGCAAAAGGGCCATAAAGAATTTTATCGTGGGCTTGCCTTAGACATTAATCTTCTACCTAAAATAAAAGTAGAAGTAATAGTTTGCGATATTCCTGTAGAATTAGTTGTAGAAACTGCAAAGAAGGTACTTCATACAGGGAAAATGGGTGATGGAAAAATATTTGTTTATGATGTTAAAAATATTATAAGAATCAGCAATGGGGCTGAAGGTCGAGATGCCCTAAGATATAATAAATAA